A genomic stretch from Corynebacterium faecale includes:
- the ileS gene encoding isoleucine--tRNA ligase — MTEAVGGVYPQIDMTGGSSRFPEMEENVLKYWKKDDTFQASIDQRDDAEDYVFYDGPPFANGLPHYGHLLTGYVKDIVPRYQTMRGYRVPRVFGWDTHGLPAELEAEKQLGIKDKGEIEAMGLAQFNDYCAKSVLQYTKEWEEYVTRQARWVDFENGYKTMDLSYMESVIWAFKELYDKGLIYQGFRVLPYSWAEHTPLSNQETRLDDSYKLRQDPTLTVTMPITGKLDGTDANADLIGTKAIAWTTTPWTLPSNLALAVNPAVTYALVEVAEDGENGFAGQKLLLAKDLVGAYAKELGTDAQIISEHPGTELIGLTYDPVFDYFRDQPNAFQILGADYVTTEDGTGIVHQAPAFGEDDMFVCNAANIDPVIPVDMDGKFTSLTPEYEGQLVFDANKDIIKDLKAKGRVLRHQTIEHSYPHSWRSGEPLIYMALPSWFVNVTEIRDRMVEVNQDIEWMPAHIRDGQFGKWLEGARDWNISRSRYWGSPLPVWVSDSEEYPRTDVYGSLDELEADFGVRPESLHRPYIDELTRPNPDDPTGKSTMRRVPDVLDVWFDSGSMPFAQVHYPFENKDWFDTHSPADFIVEYIGQTRGWFYLLHVLSVGLFDRPAFKKVVAHGIVLGDDGLKMSKSKGNYPNVNEVFDRDGSDAMRWFLMSSPILRGGNLIVTEKGIREGVRQAQLPMWNAYSFLQLYASKKATWSVDSTDVLDRYILAKLHELVADVTAALDATDIARACDMVRWFCDALTNWYVRRSRDRFWAGDQAHPEAFNTLYTVLETLTRVAAPLLPMTTEVIWRGLTGERSIHLTDFPSADSFPADPELVRTMDEIRGVCSAASSIRKSHKLRNRLPLPNLTVALPDSERLNDFLSIIRDEVNVKNVELTSDVDSVGTFEVVVNAKVAGPRLGKDVQRVIKAVKAGNYERVGAAVVADGIELQEGEFTERLVAANPDSTAQIDDVDGLVVLDMELTPELEAEGWAADVIRGLQDARKSSGFEVSDRISVTLSVPAEKLEWAGRHAEHIAGEVLATSFEVVESDLGDGAHEVLKGVTASVVKA, encoded by the coding sequence ATGACTGAAGCCGTTGGCGGAGTTTACCCACAGATCGACATGACCGGTGGATCCTCCCGTTTTCCAGAGATGGAAGAAAACGTACTCAAGTACTGGAAGAAGGACGACACCTTCCAGGCCAGCATCGACCAGCGCGACGACGCCGAGGACTACGTCTTCTATGACGGACCTCCGTTTGCGAATGGTCTGCCACACTACGGTCATCTGCTGACCGGTTACGTCAAGGACATTGTCCCGCGTTACCAGACCATGCGCGGCTACCGTGTCCCACGTGTCTTCGGTTGGGATACCCACGGACTGCCGGCGGAGCTGGAGGCGGAGAAGCAGCTCGGCATCAAGGACAAGGGCGAGATTGAGGCCATGGGCCTGGCTCAGTTCAATGACTACTGCGCCAAGTCCGTCCTCCAGTACACCAAGGAGTGGGAGGAGTACGTCACCCGCCAGGCCCGCTGGGTGGACTTCGAGAACGGCTACAAGACCATGGATCTCTCCTACATGGAGTCCGTGATCTGGGCGTTCAAGGAACTGTATGACAAGGGTCTGATCTACCAGGGCTTCCGTGTCCTGCCGTATTCCTGGGCTGAGCACACCCCGCTGTCCAACCAGGAAACCCGCCTGGATGATTCCTATAAGCTGCGTCAGGATCCCACCCTGACTGTCACCATGCCGATCACCGGCAAGCTTGACGGCACCGACGCCAACGCTGACCTCATCGGCACCAAGGCCATCGCCTGGACCACCACCCCGTGGACCCTGCCTTCCAACCTGGCGCTCGCGGTCAACCCGGCTGTCACCTACGCACTCGTTGAGGTCGCAGAAGACGGGGAGAATGGTTTCGCAGGTCAGAAGCTCCTATTGGCCAAGGACCTGGTTGGTGCCTACGCCAAGGAACTGGGAACAGATGCCCAGATCATTTCCGAGCACCCGGGCACTGAGCTCATCGGACTGACCTATGATCCGGTCTTTGATTATTTCCGTGACCAGCCCAATGCCTTCCAGATCCTCGGCGCGGACTATGTCACCACCGAAGACGGCACCGGTATCGTCCACCAGGCACCTGCCTTCGGTGAGGACGATATGTTCGTGTGTAACGCCGCCAACATCGATCCGGTTATCCCGGTCGACATGGATGGCAAGTTCACCTCCCTGACCCCGGAGTACGAAGGCCAGCTGGTTTTTGATGCCAACAAGGACATCATCAAGGATCTCAAGGCGAAGGGCCGGGTGCTCCGCCATCAGACCATCGAGCACTCCTACCCGCACTCCTGGCGCTCCGGCGAACCGCTGATCTACATGGCGTTGCCTTCCTGGTTCGTCAACGTCACCGAGATCCGCGACCGCATGGTCGAGGTCAATCAGGACATCGAATGGATGCCGGCACACATCCGTGACGGACAGTTCGGCAAGTGGCTGGAGGGTGCCCGCGACTGGAACATCTCCCGTTCCCGCTACTGGGGTTCACCATTGCCGGTGTGGGTATCGGACAGCGAAGAGTACCCACGCACGGATGTCTATGGATCCCTAGATGAGCTTGAGGCTGATTTCGGCGTCCGCCCGGAGTCCCTGCACCGCCCCTACATTGATGAGCTGACCCGCCCGAACCCGGATGACCCGACCGGTAAGTCCACCATGCGCCGTGTGCCGGATGTGCTGGATGTCTGGTTTGATTCCGGTTCCATGCCGTTCGCCCAGGTTCACTACCCATTCGAGAACAAGGACTGGTTTGATACCCACTCACCAGCCGACTTCATCGTGGAGTACATCGGCCAGACCCGCGGCTGGTTCTACCTGCTGCATGTGCTGTCTGTCGGTCTGTTTGACCGTCCCGCGTTCAAGAAGGTTGTCGCCCACGGCATCGTTCTGGGTGATGATGGATTGAAGATGTCCAAGTCCAAGGGCAACTACCCGAACGTGAATGAGGTCTTTGACCGCGATGGTTCCGATGCCATGCGCTGGTTCCTCATGAGTTCCCCGATTCTGCGTGGCGGCAACCTGATCGTCACGGAGAAGGGCATCCGTGAGGGTGTGCGTCAGGCGCAGCTTCCGATGTGGAATGCCTACTCCTTCCTCCAGCTGTATGCCTCCAAGAAGGCCACCTGGTCCGTGGATTCCACTGACGTGCTGGACCGCTATATCCTGGCCAAGCTGCATGAGCTGGTGGCCGATGTCACCGCAGCGCTTGACGCCACCGATATCGCCCGTGCCTGCGACATGGTCCGCTGGTTCTGTGACGCACTGACCAACTGGTACGTGCGTCGCTCCCGCGACCGTTTCTGGGCTGGTGACCAGGCACACCCTGAGGCCTTCAACACCCTCTACACCGTGCTGGAGACCCTGACCCGCGTGGCAGCGCCCCTGCTGCCGATGACCACTGAGGTCATCTGGCGTGGTCTGACCGGCGAGCGTTCCATCCACCTGACGGACTTCCCATCCGCAGACAGCTTCCCGGCTGATCCGGAACTGGTCCGCACCATGGATGAGATCCGTGGCGTCTGCTCCGCCGCGTCCTCCATCCGCAAGTCCCACAAGCTGCGTAACCGTCTGCCACTGCCGAACCTGACCGTGGCTCTGCCGGACTCCGAGCGCCTGAATGATTTCCTGTCCATCATCCGTGATGAAGTCAACGTCAAGAATGTGGAACTGACCTCTGACGTGGATTCCGTGGGCACCTTCGAGGTTGTGGTGAACGCCAAGGTGGCGGGCCCACGTCTGGGCAAGGACGTGCAGCGTGTGATCAAGGCCGTGAAGGCTGGCAACTACGAGCGAGTTGGTGCTGCAGTGGTGGCTGATGGCATTGAGCTGCAGGAGGGTGAGTTCACCGAGCGTCTGGTGGCTGCGAACCCTGATTCCACCGCCCAGATCGATGACGTGGACGGCCTGGTTGTCCTCGACATGGAGCTCACCCCTGAGCTTGAGGCTGAAGGTTGGGCAGCAGATGTCATCCGTGGTCTGCAGGATGCCCGCAAGTCCTCCGGCTTCGAGGTCTCTGACCGCATCAGCGTGACCTTGTCTGTTCCGGCTGAGAAGCTGGAGTGGGCCGGACGTCATGCCGAGCACATTGCCGGCGAGGTGCTGGCCACCTCATTCGAGGTCGTTGAGAGCGATCTCGGTGACGGCGCCCACGAGGTGCTGAAGGGCGTGACCGCCAGCGTCGTCAA
- a CDS encoding DivIVA domain-containing protein: MPLTPADVHNVAFSKPPIGKRGYNEDEVDQFLDLVEDTLAQLQEENDDLGQRVEELEAQLKDGSSAGAATTTGAASKSVDESALRREIEEKIRSEYKTKLEDAQKAATKAQNDAKATQDQLTKAQAEAKAAREEATKAQAASKSGSAAPAAAAAAPAVSSVATADTHMQAAKVLGLAQEMADRLTSDAQAESRSMLDEAREAAETQISEANETSNKTLEEARQRAEKQLSEADARAKKQISEADAHAKSLVAEAEKKSAATIADSTSRAEAQIRQAEDKANALQADAERKHTETMAAVKEQQNALEIRIAELQTFEREYRTRLKSLLEGQLEELNARGSSAPMGNSNNNSGDQNS, translated from the coding sequence ATGCCGTTGACTCCAGCTGATGTGCATAACGTCGCTTTCAGTAAGCCGCCGATCGGCAAGCGTGGCTACAACGAGGATGAGGTTGATCAGTTCCTGGATCTTGTCGAGGACACCCTCGCTCAGCTCCAGGAAGAAAATGATGACCTTGGTCAGCGCGTTGAGGAGCTCGAGGCTCAGCTGAAGGATGGTTCTTCCGCTGGGGCAGCTACCACCACCGGTGCTGCTTCCAAGAGCGTCGACGAGTCTGCACTGCGCCGCGAGATCGAAGAGAAGATCCGCTCCGAGTACAAGACCAAGCTTGAGGATGCCCAGAAGGCCGCCACCAAGGCACAGAACGACGCCAAGGCCACGCAGGATCAGCTGACCAAGGCGCAGGCTGAGGCCAAGGCTGCCCGTGAAGAGGCCACCAAGGCGCAGGCTGCATCCAAGTCAGGTTCCGCCGCTCCTGCCGCAGCAGCTGCCGCACCGGCCGTCAGTAGTGTTGCCACCGCTGACACCCACATGCAGGCAGCCAAGGTCCTCGGCCTTGCACAGGAGATGGCAGACCGCCTGACCTCCGATGCCCAGGCAGAGTCCCGGTCCATGCTGGATGAGGCACGTGAGGCAGCCGAGACTCAGATCTCCGAAGCCAACGAAACCTCCAACAAGACTCTCGAGGAAGCACGTCAGCGCGCAGAGAAGCAGCTGTCGGAGGCGGACGCACGCGCCAAGAAGCAGATCTCCGAGGCCGACGCTCACGCCAAGAGCCTGGTCGCAGAAGCCGAGAAGAAGTCCGCAGCCACCATCGCCGACTCCACCTCCCGCGCCGAAGCCCAGATCCGTCAGGCAGAGGACAAGGCCAACGCCCTGCAGGCCGACGCTGAGCGTAAGCACACCGAGACCATGGCGGCGGTCAAGGAACAGCAGAATGCGCTGGAGATCCGCATCGCGGAACTGCAGACCTTCGAGCGTGAGTACCGCACCCGCCTGAAGTCCCTTCTGGAGGGCCAGCTCGAGGAGCTCAACGCACGTGGATCCTCCGCGCCGATGGGTAACTCCAACAACAACTCCGGAGATCAGAACTCATAA
- a CDS encoding YggT family protein → MGTFAYLISWIIDIYMYVLIARIVIEMIQSFSRSFSPPKWFYVVAEPIFMVTDPPVRMLRRFIPPLPLGNIRLDISVIVLFFILSILRIMVTFIPF, encoded by the coding sequence GTGGGTACCTTTGCATACTTGATCTCCTGGATCATCGACATCTACATGTACGTGCTGATCGCACGCATCGTCATTGAGATGATCCAGTCATTTTCCCGATCCTTCTCTCCACCGAAGTGGTTCTACGTGGTGGCGGAGCCGATCTTCATGGTGACAGATCCGCCGGTGAGAATGCTGCGTCGGTTCATTCCGCCCCTGCCCCTGGGAAATATCCGCCTGGACATCTCGGTGATCGTCCTGTTCTTCATCCTGTCGATCCTGCGAATAATGGTCACTTTCATTCCCTTCTAA
- a CDS encoding cell division protein SepF, protein MSMIKKTKEFFGLAPYETDADEAYYQDEPRYEGTAAYAPDYRDSEYGYTRPQPAVASPQAAPAPRAYQPTIVTVGLNSFEDAQEIGAAFRDGDAVIFDMSRLTREEARRIVDFAAGLCFALRGKMQKLDSENFAITPETSNISISELERAARIR, encoded by the coding sequence ATGTCCATGATCAAGAAGACCAAAGAGTTCTTCGGGCTCGCACCATATGAGACCGATGCTGATGAGGCGTACTACCAGGACGAACCACGCTATGAAGGTACCGCAGCATATGCGCCCGACTACCGTGACTCCGAGTACGGTTACACCCGCCCGCAGCCTGCTGTCGCATCGCCCCAGGCGGCACCGGCACCGCGCGCTTACCAGCCGACCATTGTCACCGTCGGGCTGAACTCCTTCGAAGATGCCCAGGAAATCGGCGCAGCCTTCCGTGACGGAGATGCAGTGATTTTCGACATGTCCCGTCTGACACGGGAGGAGGCGCGTCGCATCGTTGATTTTGCAGCAGGTCTGTGCTTCGCCCTCCGCGGCAAGATGCAGAAGCTGGACAGTGAAAACTTCGCCATCACCCCGGAGACCTCCAACATCAGCATCTCGGAACTCGAACGCGCAGCCCGGATCCGCTAA
- a CDS encoding YggS family pyridoxal phosphate-dependent enzyme — MTRIDELRSSLNKVKARIDDATADAGRPPGSVSLLPVTKFHPVTDIRILHELGVTAVGENREQEARAKQAEFPDMDFHMIGQIQTKKANSVARWASAVHGVDSPRLADALDRGVGLALERGDRSVDKLPCLIQLSLDGDTARGGVAAAGVVEVAENIESATHLELAGLMCVPPLGWDVEAAFSQARGVLAGMEHHFDRRLEFSAGMSGDLREAILHGATIVRVGTEILGSRPLP; from the coding sequence GTGACACGGATCGATGAGCTCAGGTCCAGCCTGAACAAGGTTAAAGCGCGTATCGACGACGCGACCGCCGACGCTGGTCGCCCTCCCGGGAGCGTGTCACTGTTGCCCGTGACCAAGTTCCATCCGGTGACCGACATCCGGATTCTCCACGAACTGGGCGTGACCGCGGTGGGGGAGAATCGGGAACAGGAGGCCAGGGCCAAACAGGCTGAGTTCCCGGACATGGATTTCCACATGATCGGCCAGATCCAGACGAAGAAGGCCAACTCGGTTGCCCGGTGGGCTTCCGCTGTCCACGGAGTGGACAGCCCCCGGTTGGCCGATGCCCTCGATCGGGGTGTCGGACTTGCCCTGGAGCGTGGCGACCGGAGCGTCGACAAGCTTCCCTGCCTGATTCAGCTGAGCCTGGACGGTGACACGGCGCGTGGCGGGGTTGCTGCGGCGGGTGTTGTTGAGGTTGCGGAGAACATTGAATCCGCGACACATCTCGAACTCGCGGGGTTGATGTGTGTACCCCCGCTCGGGTGGGATGTGGAGGCGGCATTTTCCCAGGCCAGGGGAGTGTTAGCAGGTATGGAACACCACTTTGACAGGCGCCTGGAATTTTCTGCAGGTATGTCTGGTGATCTACGTGAAGCAATTCTCCACGGCGCCACAATCGTGCGTGTCGGAACAGAAATTCTGGGAAGCCGACCGTTACCGTAA
- the pgeF gene encoding peptidoglycan editing factor PgeF — MDSLDPRTRPVRKVFTTRAGGVSPSPFDSFNLGDHVGDDPGHVATNRQRLAGIIGLDTSRVIYMEQIHSNTVTVVDGPTADGGPIEATDALVTTQRELALAVLVADCVPVLLSDTHAGVIAAVHAGRMGARNGIVKKTVEKMVELGATPANIHALMGAAASGKNYEVPEEMARDVETKLPGSLARTTKGTTGIDVRAGLLRQLLSLGVQMIDSDPRCTIEDEDFFSYRRQGTTGRQAGVVWLPANPQEAEHQ, encoded by the coding sequence ATGGACAGTCTTGACCCACGCACACGCCCCGTCCGCAAGGTCTTCACGACCCGCGCTGGCGGGGTTTCGCCATCCCCGTTCGACTCTTTCAACCTGGGTGACCATGTGGGTGATGATCCCGGTCATGTAGCCACCAACCGGCAGCGCCTTGCAGGCATCATCGGGTTGGATACCAGCCGCGTGATCTACATGGAGCAGATCCACTCGAACACGGTGACCGTGGTGGACGGCCCCACCGCGGACGGCGGCCCGATCGAGGCGACCGACGCGCTGGTGACCACCCAGCGGGAACTCGCCTTGGCGGTTCTGGTGGCGGATTGTGTCCCCGTTCTACTGTCTGATACTCACGCAGGTGTCATCGCCGCCGTCCATGCCGGTCGGATGGGCGCGCGCAACGGCATTGTGAAGAAGACCGTGGAGAAGATGGTGGAACTCGGTGCCACCCCGGCAAATATCCATGCCCTCATGGGAGCTGCTGCTTCAGGTAAGAACTATGAAGTGCCCGAGGAGATGGCCCGCGACGTGGAGACGAAACTCCCGGGATCCCTCGCCCGCACCACCAAGGGCACCACCGGGATCGATGTGCGGGCAGGTCTGCTCCGCCAGCTACTCAGCCTGGGGGTCCAGATGATCGACTCGGATCCACGCTGCACCATTGAGGATGAGGATTTCTTCTCCTACCGCAGGCAGGGCACCACCGGGCGCCAGGCCGGCGTTGTCTGGCTCCCAGCCAACCCTCAGGAGGCAGAACACCAGTGA
- the ftsZ gene encoding cell division protein FtsZ, whose amino-acid sequence MTSPNNYLAKIKVVGVGGGGVNAVNRMIEEGLKGVEFIAVNTDSQALMFSDADVKLDIGREATRGLGAGANPEVGRTSAEDHKNEIEETIKGADMVFVTAGEGGGTGTGAAPVVAGIAKKMGALTIGVVTKPFEFEGRRRTRQAEEGIEALKEVCDTLIVIPNDRLLELGDSSLSMMEAFRAADEVLHNGVQGITNLITIPGVINVDFADVRSVMSEAGSALMGVGSSRGDNRVVTATEQAINSPLLEATMDGATGVLLSFAGGSDLGLMEVNQAASMVRERSDEDVNLIFGTIIDDNLGDEVRVTVIATGFDAARASASHERRSVEASAPSNQDATPAPAPGNQEATPAPSNESIFGGARESDPYESRSAGARHRIDDSRSGGLFTRGGDDRDYRRDERRDEHRDDRRDDRREPRRDDGDDDLDVPSFLR is encoded by the coding sequence ATGACCTCACCGAACAACTACCTCGCCAAGATTAAGGTCGTCGGCGTGGGCGGCGGCGGAGTCAACGCCGTCAACCGCATGATTGAAGAAGGCCTCAAGGGCGTGGAGTTCATCGCGGTGAACACCGATTCACAGGCCCTCATGTTCTCCGACGCCGATGTGAAACTGGACATCGGACGCGAGGCCACCCGTGGCCTTGGTGCGGGTGCCAACCCAGAGGTGGGACGCACCTCCGCGGAGGACCACAAGAATGAGATCGAGGAGACGATCAAGGGCGCGGACATGGTCTTCGTCACCGCCGGCGAGGGTGGCGGCACCGGAACCGGTGCTGCTCCGGTCGTGGCGGGTATCGCCAAGAAGATGGGCGCACTGACCATCGGTGTGGTGACCAAGCCTTTCGAATTCGAGGGCCGTCGTCGTACCCGCCAGGCGGAAGAGGGCATCGAGGCGCTCAAGGAAGTCTGTGACACCCTCATCGTCATTCCGAACGATCGACTCCTGGAACTGGGCGATTCCAGCCTGTCCATGATGGAGGCCTTCCGCGCCGCCGATGAGGTTCTGCACAACGGTGTGCAGGGTATCACCAACCTCATCACCATCCCGGGTGTGATCAACGTGGACTTCGCCGACGTCCGCTCTGTCATGTCCGAAGCCGGATCCGCCCTCATGGGTGTGGGTTCCTCACGCGGTGACAACCGGGTGGTCACGGCCACCGAACAGGCCATCAACTCTCCACTTCTGGAAGCCACCATGGACGGCGCCACCGGTGTCCTGCTCTCCTTCGCAGGCGGTTCTGACCTCGGCCTGATGGAAGTCAACCAGGCTGCCTCCATGGTCCGCGAACGCTCCGATGAGGACGTCAACCTGATCTTCGGCACCATCATCGATGACAACCTGGGTGATGAGGTCCGCGTCACCGTCATCGCCACCGGATTCGATGCCGCACGCGCCAGCGCATCCCATGAGCGCCGCTCTGTCGAGGCATCCGCTCCCTCGAACCAGGACGCCACCCCGGCGCCGGCTCCAGGTAACCAGGAGGCCACCCCGGCACCGTCCAACGAATCCATCTTCGGTGGTGCCCGCGAGTCTGATCCCTATGAGTCCCGGTCCGCCGGTGCCCGTCACCGCATTGATGACAGCCGTTCCGGCGGCCTGTTCACCCGCGGCGGTGACGACCGCGATTACCGTCGTGATGAGCGTCGTGACGAGCACCGCGACGACCGCCGTGATGATCGCCGCGAGCCACGCCGCGACGACGGCGATGATGATCTGGATGTCCCCAGCTTCCTTCGTTAG